ATCCTCCGGGGTGAAAAAATCTCAGCCTGCTATAGAAAACTACCTAGAAGATGTGGACGAGACTTATGCTAATCGACGGCTGGAGCTTCTGCTCAATGCTCTGGAGGCTGCACGCAATGGTGATCTATCGGTTCGGTTAACTAAGGAAAAAAGCGATATTTTTGGTGATATAGCGGACTCATACAACCACATGGTCGATATGATGGGCAGGATAATTGGTGAACTATCGCGGGTTTCAATGGAAGTAGGTACGGCAGGTGTTTTAGGAGGACAAGCAACCATAGAGGGAGCGGCCGGTTCATGGCAATCGCTTATCAGTAGCGTTAACGGCCTCGCCAGCAACCTTACCAACCAGGTTCGGAATATTGCTGAAGTGACCACCGCTGTAGCCAACGGAGATCTCACCAAGGCTATCACCGTAGAGGCTCGGGGTGAGATCGCTCTGCTCAAAGATACCATCAATCAGATGGTGGCCAATCTGCAGGCCTTCGGTTCCGAAGTGACCCGGGTGGCTCGGGAGGTAGGCACGGAAGGGAAGCTGGGTGGTCAGGCCGAGGTGCCGGGGGTAGCCGGTACCTGGAAGGACCTGAC
The Candidatus Neomarinimicrobiota bacterium DNA segment above includes these coding regions:
- a CDS encoding HAMP domain-containing protein; protein product: MPIGENIDFGEKQLLKKTGPQKRTTIKSSGVKKSQPAIENYLEDVDETYANRRLELLLNALEAARNGDLSVRLTKEKSDIFGDIADSYNHMVDMMGRIIGELSRVSMEVGTAGVLGGQATIEGAAGSWQSLISSVNGLASNLTNQVRNIAEVTTAVANGDLTKAITVEARGEIALLKDTINQMVANLQAFGSEVTRVAREVGTEGKLGGQAEVPGVAGTWKDLT